The proteins below are encoded in one region of Canis lupus dingo isolate Sandy chromosome 30, ASM325472v2, whole genome shotgun sequence:
- the CHRM5 gene encoding muscarinic acetylcholine receptor M5: protein MEEEPYHNTSTVNGTPVSHQPLEHHGLWEIITIAAVTAVVSLVTIVGNILVMISFKVNSQLKSVNNYYLLSLACADLIIGIFSMNLYTTYILMGRWVLGSLACDLWLALDYVASNASVMNLLVISFDRYFSITRPLTYRAKRTPRRAGIMIGLAWLISFILWAPAILCWQYLVGERTVPPDECQIQFLSEPTITFGTAIAAFYIPVSVMTILYCRIYRETEKRTKDLADLQGSDSMAEAEPRKPAQKALLTSCFSCPRPTLAQRERNEASWSSSHRSTSTTGKPSQAMGPSTEWAKAEQLTTCSSCPSSEDEDKSTADPVFQVVYKSQTKESPREEFSAEETKETFVEAQAEKNDYDTQKYFLSPGAAHRSKSQKCVAYKFQLVVKADGTQEANNSCHKVKIMPCSFPVSKDPSTKGLDPNLSHQMTKRKRMVLVKERKAAQTLSAILLAFIITWTPYNIMVLVSTFCDKCVPVTLWHLGYWLCYVNSTVNPICYALCNRTFRKTFKMLLLCRWKKKKVEEKLYWQANSKLP from the coding sequence ATGGAAGAGGAACCTTATCACAACACCAGCACTGTCAATGGCACCCCAGTAAGTCACCAGCCTCTGGAACACCATGGGTTGTGGGAGATCATCACCATTGCAGCCGTGACTGCTGTGGTCAGCCTGGTCACCATTGTGGGCAACATCTTAGTCATGATCTCCTTCAAAGTCAACAGTCAGCTGAAGTCAGTTAACAACTATTACCTGCTCAGCTTGGCCTGTGCCGATCTCATCATTGGGATTTTCTCCATGAACCTCTACACCACCTACATCCTCATGGGACGCTGGGTGCTCGGGAGTCTGGCTTGTGACCTCTGGCTTGCACTGGACTATGTGGCCAGCAATGCTTCTGTCATGAACCTTCTGGTGATCAGTTTTGACCGTTACTTTTCTATCACAAGACCTCTGACCTATCGGGCCAAGCGTACCCCAAGAAGAGCTGGCATCATGATTGGCCTGGCCTGGCTAATCTCCTTCATCCTTTGGGCACCGGCGATCCTCTGCTGGCAGTACCTGGTTGGGGAGCGGACAGTGCCACCAGATGAGTGCCAAATCCAATTCCTCTCCGAGCCCACCATCACTTTTGGCACTGCCATCGCTGCCTTCTACATCCCTGTTTCTGTCATGACCATCCTCTACTGCCGAATCTACCGGGAAACAGAGAAGCGAACCAAGGACCTGGCCGACCTCCAGGGCTCTGACTCCATGGCCGAAGCTGAGCCAAGAAAGCCAGCTCAGAAGGCTCTGCTGACATCCTGCTTTAGCTGCCCTCGGCCCACGCtggcccagagggagaggaatgaaGCCTCCTGGTCATCCTCCCACAGGAGCACCTCCACCACTGGGAAGCCATCCCAAGCCATGGGCCCAAGCACCGAGTGGGCCAAAGCTGAGCAGCTCACTACCTGTAGCAGCTGCCCTTCCTCAGAGGATGAGGACAAGTCCACTGCTGACCCTGTCTTCCAAGTAGTCTACAAGAGTCAGACCAAGGAAAGCCCAAGGGAAGAATTCAGTGCCGAGGAGACCAAGGAAACTTTTGTGGAAGCTCAAGCTGAAAAAAATGACTATGACACCCAAAAATACTTCTTGTCCCCAGGTGCTGCTCATAGATCCAAGAGTCAGAAATGTGTGGCCTATAAGTTCCAATTGGTGGTAAAAGCTGATGGGACCCAGGAGGCCAACAACAGCTGTCACAAGGTTAAAATCATGCCCTGCTCCTTCCCAGTGTCCAAGGATCCTTCCACAAAAGGCCTGGATCCCAACCTCAGCCATCAAATGACCAAACGAAAAAGAATGGTCCTTGTCAAGGAGAGGAAAGCAGCGCAGACTTTGAGTGCCATTCTCCTGGCGTTCATCATCACCTGGACCCCTTATAACATAATGGTCCTGGTTTCCACCTTCTGTGACAAATGTGTCCCAGTCACCCTGTGGCACTTGGGCTACTGGTTGTGCTATGTCAACAGTACCGTCAACCCCATTTGCTATGCCCTCTGCAACAGAACCTTCAGGAAGACCTTTAAGATGCTGCTACTCTGccgatggaaaaagaaaaaagtagaagagaagtTGTACTGGCAGGCGAACAGCAAGCTCCCCTGA